The proteins below are encoded in one region of Bremerella sp. P1:
- a CDS encoding terminase large subunit encodes MREVPQHLIKTPSDEAAVQQGCWFDQSKADRVKDFLNQFCRLSVPPWNGKPIQLLDWQHEFIDTVYGWQGDFDGRLERRFNRVRFSCGKKQGKSTLLSSLLLYHLFEQERADCLIVAGTKEQAKIIYDETYRMIEAHPVLSKRLWLRRSALAIEDKKRDARARIISSEPRNAAGHNPSFLVADEIASWGAYARETWSHLEPAGIARQNFLQIVIGHAGFEVETVGHELFRYAKELQEGTIIDPRTWGKVFTVPTDPPDAWKKEEYWHHALPSLGKTVTMANVRQQFHQCENNPAKEAEFRTLMCNQFVGSAEAWLSQISWDNLGDKGLSEDDFQGEACVVGIDASKTTDLTCYVKCFARDGKFYVFPKFFMPEEQAQRRTKEDKVPYRSWPNLVLTPGDVIDPECLISHLVEDSFRFQFMEVAYDSYGFELIRQRLEYDYGMPMVEIPQTSSVMPELIEQTHRQIEDKKLVHPNCSCLNWCISNTKPRIVRDDKVMLEKCSDRSRIDGTIAMVMAVGRSVLLGQTGLVSLDW; translated from the coding sequence ATGAGGGAAGTTCCCCAGCATCTCATCAAGACGCCAAGTGATGAAGCCGCAGTCCAACAAGGTTGCTGGTTCGATCAATCCAAGGCTGATCGTGTCAAAGACTTTCTGAACCAGTTCTGCCGGTTGTCAGTGCCCCCTTGGAACGGGAAACCAATACAACTTTTGGATTGGCAACACGAGTTCATTGATACGGTGTACGGTTGGCAAGGTGACTTCGATGGAAGGCTTGAACGTCGCTTCAATCGGGTGAGGTTTAGCTGTGGTAAGAAGCAAGGCAAGAGCACACTGCTCAGTTCCCTTCTTCTCTACCATCTCTTTGAGCAAGAACGTGCTGACTGTCTGATAGTTGCGGGAACCAAGGAGCAAGCCAAGATCATCTATGACGAGACATACCGGATGATTGAAGCTCACCCGGTATTGTCCAAGCGTCTGTGGCTTAGGCGATCAGCCTTGGCCATTGAAGACAAGAAGCGTGATGCTCGTGCGAGGATCATCAGTTCTGAACCACGCAACGCAGCAGGCCACAACCCAAGCTTCCTAGTTGCAGACGAGATTGCTTCTTGGGGTGCCTATGCTCGTGAGACTTGGAGTCATCTTGAGCCAGCCGGTATTGCTCGTCAGAACTTTCTTCAGATTGTGATTGGCCACGCTGGCTTTGAAGTGGAAACAGTGGGACACGAACTGTTCCGCTATGCCAAAGAGCTTCAGGAAGGAACCATCATTGATCCTCGTACTTGGGGCAAGGTGTTCACAGTCCCAACTGATCCACCGGACGCTTGGAAGAAGGAAGAATACTGGCACCACGCTCTTCCTAGTCTTGGCAAGACTGTCACGATGGCAAACGTCAGACAGCAGTTCCATCAGTGTGAGAACAATCCGGCCAAGGAAGCAGAGTTCAGAACACTAATGTGTAACCAGTTTGTTGGTAGTGCTGAAGCTTGGTTGTCACAGATCAGTTGGGACAACTTAGGTGACAAGGGATTGTCTGAAGATGACTTCCAAGGTGAAGCTTGTGTTGTCGGTATCGACGCTTCCAAGACAACAGACTTGACTTGTTATGTGAAGTGTTTTGCAAGAGACGGGAAGTTCTACGTCTTCCCCAAGTTCTTCATGCCGGAAGAGCAAGCCCAGCGTAGAACCAAGGAAGATAAGGTGCCCTATCGATCTTGGCCGAACTTGGTACTGACTCCGGGTGACGTGATCGATCCTGAATGTTTAATCAGCCATCTCGTGGAAGACTCATTCAGGTTCCAGTTCATGGAAGTGGCCTATGACAGCTACGGTTTTGAACTCATTCGGCAACGTCTTGAATATGACTATGGAATGCCAATGGTGGAGATTCCTCAAACATCATCGGTGATGCCGGAATTGATTGAACAGACACACCGACAGATTGAGGACAAGAAGCTAGTTCATCCCAACTGTAGCTGTCTCAACTGGTGCATCTCGAACACCAAGCCACGCATTGTGAGAGATGACAAGGTGATGCTTGAGAAGTGCTCAGATAGATCACGCATTGACGGAACCATAGCAATGGTGATGGCTGTTGGAAGAAGTGTTCTTCTTGGGCAAACAGGCTTGGTGAGTTTGGACTGGTAG
- a CDS encoding GNAT family N-acetyltransferase, whose protein sequence is MINIQRQFCPIDKTCWQWFALNEGKVVGYVHAKRDESGLFVSNLFVEEAHRRQGIGKQLMESVEELAREEGFFGVRLQVDPAITDLDFYHSQGYWCLGTIHTYGKKLGG, encoded by the coding sequence GTGATCAACATTCAAAGACAGTTCTGTCCAATCGATAAGACTTGCTGGCAGTGGTTCGCACTGAATGAAGGCAAGGTGGTTGGGTACGTTCACGCCAAGCGTGATGAGTCTGGTTTGTTTGTCAGCAATCTTTTTGTTGAGGAAGCTCACCGCAGACAAGGCATAGGCAAACAGTTGATGGAGTCAGTTGAAGAGCTTGCTCGTGAAGAAGGCTTCTTCGGTGTAAGGCTTCAGGTTGATCCAGCAATCACAGACTTGGACTTCTATCACTCACAAGGCTATTGGTGCCTTGGAACGATTCACACGTATGGAAAGAAGCTAGGAGGATAA
- a CDS encoding P27 family phage terminase small subunit, which produces MAKRPQPPKHLDKIGQQYWRELAKQLAVTERNEKRLEVAAEAYSTYRQASVAIQQDGLTVFSASGTVKPHPCIAIKERAVNTLTKILKDLYKENPEVEGDPLDEFLGG; this is translated from the coding sequence ATGGCTAAACGCCCCCAACCACCAAAACATCTGGACAAGATCGGCCAACAGTATTGGCGAGAACTCGCCAAGCAATTGGCTGTCACGGAACGCAACGAGAAACGTCTTGAGGTTGCCGCTGAAGCTTACTCGACATACCGCCAAGCTTCCGTGGCCATCCAGCAAGATGGACTCACTGTCTTCAGTGCATCCGGTACGGTGAAGCCTCATCCTTGTATTGCAATCAAGGAACGAGCCGTGAACACGCTCACCAAGATTCTGAAGGACTTGTACAAAGAGAATCCTGAAGTTGAAGGTGATCCACTGGACGAGTTTCTAGGGGGCTAA
- a CDS encoding tyrosine-type recombinase/integrase: protein MGKHLPKLTWQPDKNRKAGGRWYLIHNRKHKFFNGGGGKTDRENYRKQQEVAAEWLANQGVNREHARYDLAILKREQLIEFMELSGQVDEPLKKRVSKELQQLRKQAKLKTPPPLMVNLLKSSPSEIQLDPLTDVDDASHWQRGIAKVKAHQQWSNTATKEKDTIEKHGRDFIATKRRATKIGEIEPSTFKTIYERLEHFLKWAGSKPVQELEKTLLTRWKGELEDRVIGESKHVEEPISTRYAANLLNVAKTFTNQLYEDEVIDKLPRAWKSLSIAVTQPEVVVFTKPEVKRLLDNATERTKFFILLMLNCGYYPADIADVKSSEIDWKQGRIKRKRKKTKKRGSVPVVDHLLWDETFELLKKYGSPNSTFAILNAEGNPLVKREFNGKGSNVGYTNNIALAWDYLQRVKLELPKAQRKQMMSLRKTSSDLMAKSKEHGSMAQHFLGQAPRVLIDQRYKVNPDRDDFDQAVIWLGEQFNQKTER from the coding sequence ATGGGAAAGCATCTTCCCAAGCTGACGTGGCAACCGGACAAGAACCGCAAGGCTGGTGGACGCTGGTATCTGATCCACAACCGCAAGCACAAGTTCTTCAACGGTGGTGGTGGCAAGACTGATCGAGAGAACTACCGCAAGCAGCAAGAGGTTGCTGCTGAGTGGTTGGCCAATCAAGGAGTGAACCGAGAACACGCCAGATATGACTTGGCCATCCTGAAGCGTGAACAGTTGATTGAGTTCATGGAACTCTCAGGCCAAGTGGACGAGCCGTTGAAGAAGCGGGTGTCTAAGGAACTTCAGCAGCTACGCAAGCAGGCCAAGTTGAAGACTCCACCACCACTGATGGTGAACCTCTTGAAGTCTTCCCCTTCTGAAATCCAGCTTGATCCACTTACTGATGTGGATGACGCTTCCCACTGGCAAAGGGGAATTGCCAAGGTGAAGGCACACCAGCAGTGGAGCAACACCGCAACCAAGGAGAAGGACACCATTGAGAAGCACGGACGAGACTTTATAGCCACCAAGAGACGTGCCACCAAGATCGGTGAAATCGAGCCAAGCACCTTTAAGACGATCTATGAGCGTCTTGAGCACTTTCTGAAGTGGGCTGGCTCAAAGCCCGTCCAAGAGCTTGAGAAGACGCTTCTGACTCGTTGGAAGGGTGAGCTTGAAGATCGAGTCATTGGAGAATCCAAGCACGTAGAAGAGCCGATCAGCACACGTTACGCTGCCAACCTCTTGAACGTCGCCAAGACATTCACCAATCAACTCTATGAAGATGAAGTCATAGACAAACTGCCACGAGCTTGGAAGAGTCTCAGCATTGCCGTCACACAACCAGAAGTGGTTGTCTTCACCAAGCCAGAAGTCAAGCGACTGCTGGACAACGCCACCGAGAGAACCAAGTTCTTCATTTTGCTCATGCTCAACTGTGGGTACTATCCAGCAGATATTGCAGACGTGAAGAGCAGTGAGATTGATTGGAAGCAAGGACGCATCAAACGCAAACGGAAGAAGACAAAGAAACGTGGATCAGTGCCGGTGGTGGATCACTTGTTGTGGGACGAGACTTTTGAACTTCTCAAGAAGTACGGTTCACCCAATTCAACTTTTGCAATCCTCAACGCTGAAGGGAATCCACTCGTCAAGCGTGAGTTCAACGGCAAAGGTTCCAACGTAGGCTACACCAACAACATTGCTCTTGCTTGGGATTATCTTCAACGGGTGAAGCTTGAACTTCCCAAGGCACAACGAAAGCAGATGATGAGTTTACGGAAGACATCTTCTGACTTGATGGCAAAGTCCAAGGAACATGGTTCGATGGCTCAGCACTTTCTTGGCCAAGCACCACGAGTTCTGATCGATCAAAGGTACAAGGTGAACCCTGATCGTGATGACTTTGATCAAGCTGTCATCTGGCTTGGTGAACAATTCAACCAGAAGACGGAACGTTGA
- a CDS encoding glycoside hydrolase family 2 protein: MNLRDVFHPRRLSWLFTLVVMLLPLSANAAEDDPHSIDGPWKYTLIPPVDGWKQANYDDGKWKEGYGGFGTRGTPSARVGTVWDTEHIWLRRTYDLETVPKKPALLIHHDEDTEVFINGVQVGSFARWSTEYSVYPLTDEGRRALKVGHNILAAHTRQDTGGQYIDIHLIDEDNVPKLPPARLPETPYQSDLITTWGSEVTPENAWQEYPRPQMTRNQWKNLNGHWNFAITSENEANIPEAWAGQILVPYAIESKLSGVQRNLRPTEALWYHRSVELAPKEDERTLLNFEAVDYACRVYVNGVEVGSHVGGSTPFSIDVTKAAKSGQNDLVVRVEDKTGGAQLRGKQTLHPEGIWYTQVSGIWQTVWIEQVPSTYIADVKILTDPQTGKIQIAPTLTGSGDAKVTLKATIYDNGEAVADVTSAKNDLVAEIPNAKLWSPSRPHLYDISVAVLDENGAVIDTVDTYAGIRSVGTVRDDAGNLRFTLNGEPIFHWGPLDQGWWPDGLLTPPSDEAMLFDIEYLQAAGFNMIRKHIKVEPRRYYYHCDRLGMMVWQDQVSGGKSPPWTRMRPDPVDAQWTDEDHAQYLQEFDEMVDTLENHPSIVVWVPYNEAWGQHRTVSTGEWIMKRDPTRLINIASGGNYWPVGHIADQHSYPHPSFPLQQERLNKMVKVVGEFGGHGWPVEGHLWKKTQANWGYGGLPRSVKEYQARYQESIDKLLQLKSQGIAGAVYTQTTDVESEINGLMTYDRKVIKIPAADLKPIHAPLTK; this comes from the coding sequence ATGAATCTTCGCGATGTGTTTCATCCCAGAAGACTGAGTTGGCTGTTCACATTGGTAGTCATGTTGTTACCACTTTCCGCGAACGCCGCGGAGGATGATCCCCATAGCATTGATGGTCCCTGGAAGTACACGCTCATTCCGCCGGTCGACGGATGGAAGCAAGCAAACTACGACGATGGCAAGTGGAAGGAAGGGTACGGTGGGTTCGGAACTCGCGGAACACCCAGCGCACGCGTTGGGACTGTCTGGGATACCGAACACATCTGGTTGCGACGCACCTACGACCTGGAGACGGTCCCCAAGAAGCCAGCTCTCTTGATTCATCATGACGAAGATACCGAGGTCTTTATCAACGGCGTCCAGGTCGGCAGTTTCGCCAGATGGTCCACCGAGTACAGCGTTTATCCGTTAACCGACGAAGGACGGCGGGCCTTGAAGGTGGGTCACAACATTCTGGCAGCGCACACGCGACAAGATACCGGCGGGCAATACATCGATATTCACCTGATCGACGAAGACAACGTCCCCAAGCTTCCTCCGGCGCGACTTCCCGAAACTCCGTATCAATCTGATTTGATTACCACGTGGGGGTCCGAAGTGACGCCTGAGAATGCCTGGCAAGAGTATCCCCGTCCACAAATGACGCGCAACCAGTGGAAGAACCTGAATGGTCACTGGAACTTCGCGATCACCTCTGAAAATGAAGCCAACATTCCCGAAGCATGGGCAGGTCAGATTCTAGTTCCCTACGCCATCGAATCGAAGCTTTCCGGCGTTCAACGCAACCTTCGCCCAACGGAGGCACTCTGGTACCACCGCAGCGTCGAACTGGCCCCCAAGGAAGACGAACGGACGCTCTTGAACTTCGAGGCGGTCGATTATGCCTGCCGCGTTTATGTCAACGGCGTGGAAGTCGGCAGCCATGTGGGTGGCAGCACGCCATTTAGTATCGACGTTACCAAGGCAGCGAAATCAGGACAGAACGATCTCGTTGTCCGCGTCGAAGACAAGACCGGCGGCGCCCAGTTGCGCGGCAAGCAAACGCTTCACCCGGAAGGGATCTGGTACACCCAGGTATCCGGCATCTGGCAAACGGTGTGGATCGAACAGGTTCCCAGCACTTACATCGCGGACGTGAAGATCCTCACCGATCCCCAAACCGGCAAGATTCAAATCGCTCCAACTCTCACCGGCAGCGGCGACGCGAAGGTAACCCTGAAGGCCACCATCTACGACAACGGTGAAGCAGTCGCGGATGTCACTTCCGCCAAGAACGATCTCGTTGCTGAGATTCCTAACGCCAAGTTGTGGTCGCCGAGTCGTCCTCACCTCTATGACATCAGCGTGGCCGTGCTGGATGAAAACGGCGCGGTCATCGATACGGTCGATACCTACGCGGGAATTCGTTCGGTTGGAACGGTTCGCGACGACGCTGGCAACTTGCGTTTTACATTGAACGGAGAGCCTATCTTTCACTGGGGTCCGCTTGATCAAGGTTGGTGGCCGGACGGGCTGCTGACTCCTCCATCCGACGAGGCGATGCTGTTCGACATCGAATACCTACAGGCTGCCGGATTCAACATGATCCGCAAGCACATCAAGGTCGAACCGCGTCGTTACTATTATCACTGCGATCGACTCGGGATGATGGTCTGGCAAGACCAGGTCAGCGGCGGTAAGAGCCCTCCATGGACGCGGATGCGTCCCGATCCGGTCGACGCCCAATGGACCGATGAGGATCATGCCCAGTACCTGCAAGAGTTCGACGAGATGGTCGACACCCTGGAAAACCATCCAAGCATCGTCGTCTGGGTACCTTACAACGAGGCCTGGGGGCAACACCGAACCGTTTCGACCGGCGAGTGGATCATGAAGCGTGATCCGACACGTCTGATCAACATTGCCAGCGGTGGCAACTACTGGCCCGTTGGTCACATTGCCGACCAGCACAGCTACCCCCATCCTTCGTTCCCCCTGCAGCAAGAGCGTCTGAACAAGATGGTCAAGGTCGTGGGCGAATTCGGCGGTCACGGCTGGCCGGTCGAGGGTCACCTGTGGAAGAAGACCCAGGCCAACTGGGGATATGGCGGTCTGCCGCGATCGGTCAAAGAGTACCAGGCCCGCTATCAGGAATCGATCGACAAGCTTCTTCAGTTGAAGTCCCAGGGTATCGCCGGTGCGGTTTATACCCAAACGACCGATGTCGAAAGCGAAATCAACGGACTGATGACCTACGACCGAAAAGTCATCAAGATTCCAGCCGCGGACCTCAAGCCAATTCACGCTCCGCTCACCAAGTAG
- the modB gene encoding molybdate ABC transporter permease subunit, with amino-acid sequence MDSDQIAAVLLSLRVSLIGVLLGLPPGLACGWLLARKSFWGKTVLETVINLPLVLPPVVTGYLLLVAFGRNGVLGAPLESWFGISIVFDWKGAAVAAAVVAFPLMVRSIRLGISSVDPTLEMAAETLGATRWDAFWTVTVPLARSGIIAGCILAFARGFGEFGATIMISGNIPGKTQTMPLYVYDQMETPGGVHNATGVIVVSILIAAAALWVSERLERKSRTVPKQESDG; translated from the coding sequence GTGGACTCCGACCAAATCGCTGCCGTGCTACTAAGCCTCCGGGTGTCGCTCATTGGAGTGCTGCTGGGATTGCCGCCTGGTTTGGCCTGCGGCTGGCTACTGGCCCGTAAGTCGTTCTGGGGTAAGACGGTCCTCGAGACGGTTATTAATCTGCCGCTTGTCCTTCCGCCAGTGGTCACGGGGTATCTATTGCTGGTCGCATTCGGACGCAATGGCGTGCTGGGTGCGCCGCTGGAAAGCTGGTTCGGAATCTCGATTGTCTTCGACTGGAAGGGAGCCGCCGTGGCCGCGGCGGTGGTCGCGTTTCCTTTGATGGTCCGCTCAATCCGCCTGGGGATCTCGTCGGTCGATCCAACCTTGGAGATGGCTGCCGAAACGCTTGGTGCGACGCGTTGGGATGCTTTCTGGACGGTGACCGTTCCGCTGGCGCGCTCAGGCATCATTGCCGGGTGTATCTTGGCGTTTGCACGCGGTTTTGGAGAGTTTGGGGCTACGATCATGATCTCAGGCAACATACCAGGCAAGACGCAGACCATGCCACTTTATGTCTACGATCAGATGGAAACGCCTGGCGGTGTACATAATGCAACGGGAGTGATCGTCGTGTCGATCCTCATCGCGGCAGCGGCCCTGTGGGTTAGCGAACGACTCGAACGGAAGTCGCGAACCGTGCCGAAGCAAGAGTCGGACGGATAA
- the modA gene encoding molybdate ABC transporter substrate-binding protein, whose amino-acid sequence MIKLQSTHALRWGIWVCALSAVVLGCSNPQPSDVPTVVILGAASTKDLLEEISAAAEDSLDGAVKIEISTGPSHALAQQILSGAPADLYVSANRKWAEAIEAADMASESVDWLANRIVVIVPAKSELKINSLEDLTSDQVKRVAIAGENVPAGIYAKQALSYYELWEPLNASGKIIRGHDVRSTLAYAERGEVDAAIVYATDARLTDQVRVIAELEPDSHSPVVYPLVKLRSAAYAPKQVYQFYLSDAARKIAESYGFQALSTAKGKE is encoded by the coding sequence ATGATCAAGCTTCAGTCTACGCACGCTTTGCGCTGGGGGATTTGGGTCTGTGCCCTGTCCGCAGTGGTGTTAGGCTGTTCGAATCCACAACCATCGGATGTACCCACGGTAGTGATTCTCGGCGCGGCCAGCACGAAGGACTTGCTGGAGGAAATCTCTGCGGCGGCCGAAGATTCACTGGATGGTGCCGTCAAGATCGAGATCAGCACCGGCCCTTCGCATGCCCTGGCTCAGCAAATCCTTTCGGGGGCTCCGGCAGATCTTTACGTATCGGCCAATCGCAAGTGGGCGGAAGCGATCGAAGCGGCTGACATGGCAAGCGAGTCGGTCGATTGGCTGGCCAATCGGATTGTCGTGATCGTTCCCGCGAAATCGGAGCTGAAAATCAACAGCCTCGAAGACCTCACATCCGACCAGGTCAAACGCGTGGCGATCGCCGGCGAAAACGTACCTGCAGGTATCTATGCCAAGCAGGCATTGTCGTACTACGAACTTTGGGAGCCACTCAACGCATCGGGCAAGATTATTCGGGGGCACGACGTCCGCAGTACGCTCGCCTATGCCGAACGAGGTGAAGTCGATGCCGCGATTGTCTACGCCACCGATGCTCGTCTGACAGATCAAGTCCGCGTGATCGCTGAGCTAGAGCCCGATTCCCATTCGCCCGTTGTTTACCCCTTGGTAAAACTGCGTTCGGCTGCCTATGCTCCGAAGCAGGTGTATCAGTTTTATCTGAGCGACGCAGCACGGAAGATTGCCGAAAGTTACGGCTTTCAAGCGTTGTCGACCGCCAAGGGAAAGGAGTAA
- a CDS encoding c-type cytochrome domain-containing protein, translating into MKYASLLFPALAIVCCLGQLAAAEAPSYQNDVEPILRKYCVGCHNDTEPEADISLQSLKSLQGATSEGPLLKPGDVKASQLVAVMLDSADPKMPPEDEPQPSKDEINKIVEWIKAGAPHGDSPQSGSWKLPVDPIPSSVSVRPVSALAVSPDGQRIAIGRYGQVQLFELDKEGSYDQGKPVLEIAGLPGKVTSLQFNREASRIAVASGVTGLAGYAAIFTTDKGEEVQAFEGHSDILFDAEISPDGKTLATCGYDRKIVIWDIESGKQLREMTGHNGAVYDVGFSPDSKFLVSGSADDTCKVWRVSDAMRLDTLPQPLKEVYCCAFSPDGKTIVAGGADNNLRVWKFVSKNGPKINPMIQARFAHEGPVQRLAFADDGKKLFTIGNDLAVKLWDTSNYSELKLWSDRPEVAMAVAYAGPSKSLFLGQMNGEVQRITWTAEELNAKPAQQVASIEPMPITATDMNATEEKEGNDTPESAQKVVFPAKIKGTIHNEAEGPDVDYYRFSALAGQTWVLETNAARSKSPLDSHISVFHADGTPVERLKLQAIRDSYFTFRGKNDSISDDFRIFNWEEMKLNQYLYSSGEVARLWLHPRGPDSGFKVYPGEGSRWGYFDTTPLAHALGEPCYVVEPVPTGQEIVPNGLPVFTLYYENDDESRRTMGDDSRLFFTVPADGDYLVKVRDVRGFEGEKFSYELSARPRQEDFRVDNAFRDVKIGAKSYREVRFRCARMDNFDGPIDVRVEGLPDGFTVTSPITIEEGQIEAMGVLYADETAKTLNEEQLKQIKVTASAKIGDKEVTHDVAGFKSIEVRDKTKLGVRIEAAESGAKPIRQSEDGLLEFEVHAGETIMLKVVAKRDGEKGNISFGKEGSGRNLPFAVNVANLGLNGLMIMSGHDEREFFITADEVAQPTSRLFHLQTGTDGGHATQPVLLHVRPN; encoded by the coding sequence ATGAAATACGCAAGCCTACTTTTTCCTGCTTTGGCCATCGTTTGCTGCCTTGGGCAGTTGGCCGCAGCCGAAGCGCCGAGCTACCAGAACGATGTCGAGCCAATCCTCCGCAAGTATTGCGTGGGCTGCCACAACGACACCGAGCCGGAAGCGGACATTTCCCTTCAATCTCTGAAGTCGCTTCAGGGAGCGACGTCGGAAGGCCCCCTGCTGAAGCCTGGCGACGTGAAGGCCAGCCAACTGGTAGCGGTGATGCTCGACTCGGCCGACCCAAAGATGCCTCCGGAAGACGAACCGCAACCCTCGAAGGACGAAATCAACAAAATCGTCGAGTGGATCAAGGCAGGTGCCCCGCATGGCGATTCACCACAAAGCGGTTCGTGGAAACTGCCCGTCGATCCCATTCCATCGAGCGTTAGCGTTCGACCGGTTTCCGCGCTAGCCGTTTCGCCGGATGGCCAGCGGATCGCGATTGGCCGCTACGGCCAGGTACAACTGTTTGAACTCGACAAGGAGGGTTCCTATGACCAGGGCAAGCCGGTCTTGGAAATCGCCGGACTGCCTGGGAAGGTAACGTCGCTGCAATTCAATCGCGAAGCCAGCCGAATTGCCGTTGCGTCAGGCGTCACCGGACTTGCTGGCTACGCGGCAATCTTCACGACAGACAAAGGGGAAGAAGTTCAGGCGTTTGAGGGGCACTCCGACATCCTCTTCGACGCCGAGATTTCGCCGGACGGAAAAACGCTGGCGACGTGCGGCTACGATCGGAAGATTGTCATTTGGGATATCGAAAGCGGCAAGCAGCTACGCGAAATGACCGGGCACAACGGTGCGGTCTACGATGTTGGCTTCAGCCCCGACAGTAAGTTCCTCGTATCTGGCAGCGCGGACGATACCTGTAAAGTGTGGCGCGTCAGCGATGCGATGCGACTGGATACCTTGCCGCAACCGCTCAAGGAAGTTTACTGCTGTGCGTTCTCGCCGGACGGGAAGACCATCGTCGCTGGCGGTGCAGACAATAACCTGCGGGTCTGGAAGTTCGTTTCCAAGAATGGTCCCAAAATCAATCCAATGATTCAGGCCCGCTTTGCGCACGAAGGCCCTGTCCAGCGGCTGGCGTTTGCAGACGATGGCAAGAAGCTATTCACTATCGGCAATGATCTTGCCGTGAAGCTGTGGGACACGTCGAATTACTCGGAGCTAAAGCTCTGGAGTGATCGCCCCGAGGTGGCCATGGCCGTCGCATACGCAGGTCCGTCGAAGTCACTCTTCCTGGGGCAAATGAATGGCGAGGTGCAGCGGATTACCTGGACTGCGGAGGAGCTGAACGCGAAACCGGCGCAGCAGGTCGCATCGATCGAGCCCATGCCGATCACCGCGACCGACATGAACGCGACTGAAGAGAAAGAAGGAAACGATACGCCGGAGTCGGCCCAGAAGGTTGTTTTTCCGGCCAAGATTAAGGGAACGATCCACAACGAGGCCGAGGGCCCGGACGTCGACTATTATCGGTTCTCGGCATTAGCAGGCCAGACGTGGGTGTTGGAAACGAACGCGGCGCGCTCGAAGAGCCCGCTCGACTCGCACATCTCCGTCTTCCATGCCGATGGAACGCCCGTCGAGCGTCTCAAGCTTCAGGCAATTCGCGATTCCTACTTCACGTTCCGCGGTAAGAATGATTCGATCTCGGACGACTTCCGAATCTTCAACTGGGAAGAGATGAAGCTGAATCAGTATCTCTATTCCAGCGGCGAGGTCGCTCGACTTTGGCTTCACCCTCGTGGCCCTGATAGCGGTTTTAAAGTCTACCCCGGCGAAGGAAGCCGCTGGGGTTACTTTGATACGACCCCGCTCGCCCACGCCCTGGGCGAACCGTGCTACGTGGTCGAACCAGTCCCCACCGGGCAAGAGATCGTTCCTAACGGGCTCCCTGTCTTTACCCTTTACTACGAGAACGACGACGAATCGCGCCGTACGATGGGAGACGACTCGCGGCTCTTCTTCACTGTCCCGGCCGATGGCGACTACCTGGTGAAGGTGCGTGACGTGCGCGGTTTTGAAGGCGAGAAGTTCTCGTACGAACTTTCCGCTCGTCCTCGCCAGGAAGATTTTCGTGTGGACAATGCTTTCCGCGACGTCAAGATTGGCGCGAAGAGCTACCGCGAAGTCCGCTTTCGCTGTGCCCGGATGGACAACTTCGACGGACCGATCGACGTCCGAGTGGAAGGCTTGCCTGATGGCTTTACCGTGACCTCGCCGATCACGATCGAAGAAGGTCAGATTGAAGCGATGGGCGTCTTGTACGCAGATGAGACGGCGAAGACGCTTAACGAAGAGCAGTTGAAGCAGATCAAAGTCACGGCTTCGGCGAAGATCGGCGACAAGGAAGTGACGCACGATGTGGCTGGCTTCAAGTCGATTGAAGTCCGCGATAAGACGAAGCTGGGCGTGCGTATCGAGGCCGCCGAAAGTGGTGCCAAGCCGATCCGGCAGAGTGAAGACGGTTTGCTGGAATTCGAGGTGCACGCTGGCGAAACGATCATGCTGAAAGTGGTCGCCAAGCGAGACGGCGAGAAAGGCAACATCAGCTTTGGCAAGGAAGGGTCAGGCCGGAACCTTCCCTTCGCGGTCAACGTGGCCAACCTGGGACTGAACGGCCTGATGATCATGTCGGGGCACGACGAGCGAGAGTTCTTCATCACGGCCGATGAAGTCGCGCAGCCTACTTCGCGCCTGTTTCACCTGCAAACCGGCACCGATGGAGGTCACGCGACGCAGCCAGTCTTGTTGCACGTGCGACCGAATTAG